A single window of Leptolyngbya ohadii IS1 DNA harbors:
- the recF gene encoding DNA replication/repair protein RecF (All proteins in this family for which functions are known are DNA-binding proteins that assist the filamentation of RecA onto DNA for the initiation of recombination or recombinational repair.): MYLKSLELKHFRNYQEQHITFSAPKTILVGDNAQGKSNLLEAVELLATLRSHRALRDRELVLEGELVGQIMGSLERDTGTIDLSLTLRSNGRRTVSLNGEALRRQLDFLGVLNAVQFSSLDLDLVRGSPSERRNWLDTLLTQLEPVYAYILQQYNTILKQRNAFLKQRSDALEGGVSAPEPTQLAIWNSQLAAIGSRVIRRRARVLERLAPLAQSWHEAISDSKESLEVRYLPNVHLEADDPDIVQQTFLQRLDQRSVAEMHQGTTLVGPHRDEIEFVINQTPARQYGSQGQQRTLVLALKLAELKLIESIVGEPPLLLLDDVLAELDLNRQNKLLETIQDHFQTLITTTHLGSFDAQWLQSSQIFTVQAGQIRVEQ; encoded by the coding sequence GTGTATCTAAAAAGCCTTGAACTGAAGCACTTTCGCAACTACCAGGAGCAGCACATTACTTTCTCTGCGCCCAAGACGATCCTGGTGGGCGATAACGCACAGGGCAAATCGAATTTGCTGGAAGCGGTGGAACTGCTCGCCACCCTGAGATCCCATCGGGCTTTGCGCGATCGCGAACTGGTGCTGGAGGGGGAACTCGTTGGGCAGATTATGGGCAGTCTGGAGCGAGATACGGGCACGATCGATCTATCCCTGACTTTACGCAGCAACGGCAGACGCACGGTAAGTCTGAATGGGGAGGCGCTGCGGCGGCAGCTTGATTTTCTAGGGGTGCTGAATGCGGTGCAGTTCTCCAGTCTCGATCTGGATCTGGTGCGGGGCAGTCCGAGCGAACGGCGCAACTGGCTGGATACCCTGCTCACTCAGCTTGAACCCGTCTATGCCTATATTTTGCAGCAGTACAACACGATTCTGAAGCAGCGGAATGCCTTTTTGAAACAGCGCAGTGATGCCCTGGAAGGCGGCGTTTCTGCGCCGGAACCGACTCAGCTTGCCATCTGGAACAGTCAGCTAGCGGCGATCGGCTCACGGGTAATTCGGCGGCGGGCAAGGGTGCTGGAACGGCTGGCTCCCCTGGCACAGTCCTGGCATGAGGCAATCAGCGATAGTAAGGAAAGTCTGGAAGTCCGCTATCTGCCCAATGTCCATCTGGAAGCAGACGATCCGGATATTGTGCAGCAGACCTTTTTGCAGCGGCTCGACCAGCGATCGGTTGCCGAAATGCACCAGGGCACAACCCTTGTAGGACCCCATCGCGACGAAATTGAATTTGTGATCAACCAAACCCCGGCACGACAGTATGGCTCCCAGGGGCAGCAGCGCACCCTCGTCCTGGCACTCAAGCTGGCAGAACTGAAGCTGATTGAGTCGATCGTGGGGGAACCGCCCCTGCTGCTGCTGGACGATGTCCTGGCAGAACTGGATCTAAACCGACAGAATAAGCTGCTGGAAACGATTCAGGATCACTTCCAAACCCTGATTACCACAACGCACCTCGGCTCATTCGATGCCCAGTGGCTCCAGTCCTCGCAGATTTTCACCGTGCAGGCAGGGCAAATTCGGGTAGAGCAGTAG
- a CDS encoding response regulator, with protein sequence MLDGFSSPVAPPVDDTKAIGGNILIVDDTPENLVFLATLLTDAGYEVRRVTSGQMALSAAQAEVPDLVLLDIVMPGMSGYEVCELLKADKITCSVPVIFLSALDEELDKVQAFGIGAVDYITKPFQIVEVLARIETHLKLGRLQVQLQQQNTRLQQEINSRTAAESAVQQLYQNMETRVQERISQKQNLLFQELQSSIVAIQIALKELLKTAQAPQDKPHLTRIEAAAQRIKQLLEDLS encoded by the coding sequence ATGCTAGACGGTTTTTCCTCTCCAGTAGCGCCGCCTGTAGATGACACCAAGGCGATCGGCGGCAATATTTTGATTGTGGATGATACCCCTGAGAATCTGGTGTTTCTGGCAACCCTGCTCACAGATGCGGGCTATGAAGTGCGTCGGGTTACATCCGGGCAGATGGCACTTAGCGCGGCACAGGCAGAAGTTCCCGATCTGGTACTGCTGGATATTGTGATGCCGGGGATGAGCGGCTACGAAGTCTGCGAATTGCTTAAAGCCGACAAAATTACGTGCAGTGTTCCGGTGATTTTTTTGAGCGCGCTGGACGAAGAGCTGGACAAAGTGCAGGCGTTTGGCATTGGTGCGGTGGACTATATTACGAAGCCATTTCAAATCGTTGAGGTGCTGGCACGGATCGAAACCCATCTCAAGCTGGGCAGGCTTCAGGTGCAGCTTCAGCAGCAAAATACCCGCTTGCAGCAGGAAATCAACTCCCGCACGGCGGCAGAATCGGCAGTGCAGCAGCTCTATCAGAACATGGAAACCAGAGTGCAGGAGCGCATCTCCCAGAAGCAAAATCTCCTCTTCCAGGAGCTACAGTCCTCGATCGTCGCCATTCAGATCGCGCTCAAGGAACTGCTCAAAACGGCACAAGCCCCCCAGGACAAGCCCCACCTGACGCGCATTGAAGCCGCAGCGCAGCGAATCAAGCAGCTTCTAGAAGATTTATCTTAG
- a CDS encoding AEC family transporter, whose protein sequence is MTDALLQSYLPLFVWTGLGLIFSGALPASLPRLLGRSLYWVGVPVEILALARQTDFSAEVSLAPPLTVGTLLCGFTIAWMVLQGLQSGLQSRFLQGVFLPLTGGDRTSEDSHPLTQALAPAQRGSFLVSSVLGNTGFIGLAIAPHFVSADAWGWLVSYSVTQNVVGTYGMGVFIASYYGRQAAHPQIGRLLKDVLTVPSLWAFVLGYSTQAVPLPEMVEFGLHRSITLVIPAALLLMGIRLRQLHGWKSLQIAVVPMLLKTIALPLLVGLITHMWGLPQDAQLSLVLMAGMPSAFAGLILAEEYEIDRSLVASSIVLTTVICLLLIPLWLWLFR, encoded by the coding sequence ATGACAGATGCCCTGCTTCAGTCCTACCTGCCGCTGTTTGTCTGGACAGGGCTGGGGCTAATTTTTTCGGGCGCATTGCCCGCCTCCCTGCCGCGATTGTTAGGTCGAAGCCTTTACTGGGTGGGGGTTCCCGTCGAGATTCTGGCGCTTGCTCGGCAGACGGATTTTTCAGCCGAAGTGAGCCTGGCTCCTCCGCTCACGGTGGGGACGCTGCTTTGCGGTTTTACGATCGCCTGGATGGTGCTGCAAGGATTGCAGTCGGGGTTACAGTCTCGATTCCTACAGGGTGTGTTTTTGCCTTTGACAGGGGGCGATCGAACCTCTGAAGACAGCCATCCCCTGACCCAGGCTCTTGCTCCGGCACAGCGGGGGAGCTTTCTAGTTTCTTCGGTTTTGGGAAACACAGGATTTATTGGATTGGCGATCGCGCCCCATTTTGTGAGTGCCGATGCCTGGGGTTGGCTGGTGTCCTACAGCGTGACGCAGAATGTGGTGGGCACCTATGGTATGGGCGTATTCATTGCCAGCTATTACGGACGGCAGGCGGCGCACCCGCAAATCGGCAGGCTCCTGAAAGATGTTCTGACTGTGCCTTCGCTGTGGGCGTTTGTGTTGGGCTACAGTACCCAGGCGGTTCCCCTGCCGGAGATGGTGGAATTTGGGCTGCATCGCTCGATCACCCTCGTCATCCCGGCGGCGCTGCTGTTAATGGGTATCCGGCTCCGGCAGCTTCATGGGTGGAAAAGCCTGCAAATTGCGGTCGTGCCAATGCTGCTCAAGACGATCGCCCTGCCGCTGCTGGTTGGGTTAATCACTCATATGTGGGGATTGCCGCAGGATGCCCAACTGTCTCTGGTCTTGATGGCGGGAATGCCGAGCGCCTTTGCTGGATTGATTCTGGCGGAGGAGTATGAAATCGATCGTTCCCTGGTTGCCAGCAGTATTGTGCTGACCACGGTAATTTGCCTGCTGCTGATTCCCCTGTGGCTCTGGCTATTCCGCTAG
- the gntT gene encoding guanitoxin biosynthesis MATE family efflux transporter GntT → MSRSSPTIDPASGNLASGNPAFGHPASGKPFSASLAQTASASSGNHLFAALTSVDFLPRFLRLATINVLSNLMVPLSGLISVAFLGHLGDIRYLTGVTLATVLFNTIYRTLSFLRMGTNGMTAQAVGRNDRPQMLLTGLRNGLLAIGLGIVILLFQHPLRDLGFRLLNAAPDVGAAGQAYYDARIWAAPVTLLNFVIMGWLLGQEKGEAKDYPFWRSRVLLLSAIGNAVNIVMDYWLIVRWDWQSAGAGWATAIGQLAMAIAGLVVVGRMVKWQEIRAVAPEILNWAEFRQTLTLNTNLLVRTFTLLCAFSLFASLSSALGTDTLAENALLLQIVTLTAYFIDGFAYATESLAGMFHGEGRRDRLMPLAKLAGGISLLFALTIAFICVSFPHSVFHVFTDNAVVLAGIHEFVFWLLPVLGCGSIAFMLDGYFAGLTAGITLRNTALAATLLGFVPVAILAWNTQNSTLLWLAMTLFMAMRAGLLAVRVPATVRGEG, encoded by the coding sequence ATGTCGCGTTCCTCTCCGACGATCGATCCTGCGTCTGGTAATCTCGCGTCTGGTAATCCTGCATTTGGTCATCCTGCGTCTGGGAAACCGTTTTCCGCTTCGCTGGCTCAAACCGCATCCGCCTCTAGTGGAAATCATCTTTTCGCAGCTCTAACGTCAGTGGATTTTTTGCCGCGATTCCTGCGTCTGGCAACGATTAACGTCCTGTCAAATTTGATGGTTCCTCTCTCAGGATTAATCAGCGTTGCATTTTTGGGACATCTGGGCGACATCCGCTACCTGACAGGCGTGACCCTGGCGACGGTTTTGTTCAACACCATTTACCGGACGCTCAGCTTTCTGCGGATGGGCACCAACGGTATGACGGCACAGGCAGTCGGGCGGAACGATCGTCCCCAAATGCTATTGACGGGACTGCGAAACGGGCTGCTGGCGATCGGATTGGGAATCGTGATTCTGCTGTTTCAGCATCCGCTGCGGGATTTAGGTTTTCGGTTGCTGAATGCGGCTCCGGATGTGGGGGCGGCAGGGCAGGCGTACTACGATGCGCGGATCTGGGCGGCTCCCGTGACGCTGCTAAATTTTGTGATTATGGGCTGGCTGCTGGGACAGGAGAAAGGCGAAGCGAAGGACTATCCTTTCTGGCGCAGTCGGGTGCTGCTGCTGTCGGCGATCGGTAATGCGGTGAACATTGTGATGGACTATTGGCTGATTGTGCGGTGGGACTGGCAAAGTGCGGGAGCAGGCTGGGCAACGGCGATCGGGCAACTAGCAATGGCGATCGCGGGACTGGTGGTAGTGGGGCGGATGGTGAAGTGGCAAGAAATTCGAGCGGTGGCTCCGGAGATTTTGAACTGGGCAGAATTTCGGCAAACCCTGACGCTAAATACAAATTTGCTGGTTCGCACCTTTACCCTGCTCTGCGCTTTCTCTCTGTTTGCCAGCCTCAGTTCTGCCCTGGGAACCGATACCCTGGCGGAAAATGCGCTGCTGCTGCAAATTGTGACCCTGACTGCCTACTTTATCGACGGCTTTGCCTACGCCACAGAAAGCCTGGCGGGAATGTTCCACGGAGAAGGACGGCGCGATCGCCTGATGCCGCTAGCCAAGCTCGCAGGGGGAATCAGTTTGCTCTTTGCGCTGACGATCGCATTCATCTGCGTTAGTTTTCCCCATTCGGTGTTTCATGTCTTTACCGATAATGCCGTCGTTCTGGCAGGTATCCACGAGTTTGTGTTCTGGCTTTTACCCGTACTGGGATGCGGCTCGATCGCCTTTATGCTCGACGGCTATTTTGCGGGACTTACCGCTGGCATTACCCTCCGCAATACCGCTTTAGCTGCCACTCTACTGGGATTCGTGCCCGTGGCAATACTTGCCTGGAATACCCAAAATTCCACGCTGCTCTGGCTGGCGATGACGCTGTTTATGGCAATGCGAGCGGGACTTCTAGCAGTGCGAGTTCCGGCGACGGTGCGGGGAGAAGGCTAA
- a CDS encoding DMT family transporter → MNFGLLLICLAAISWGTTGATMVLLSKVTELSPLVVGFWRLAIASPFLLLLARQQGKLRGWQSRSELLTYAGLGLTMAIYQVCYFCGVSLAGVAVTALVAICSSPLFITILAVTRLGERLTKQLAIALVLGLIGTALLVANPAAFTVNGGQFLLGALLALGAGLSYAIGSIIAKVGVATLEPLQVAAISFTIAAILLSPAIVLTPSLPALTAGMPFLLYLGLVPTGIAYAIYMIGLRRTQATVAGIAVLLEPLTATLLGVVVFRESLGLLGGLGALLLLGAIGLLSIRRA, encoded by the coding sequence ATGAATTTTGGTTTACTGCTGATCTGCCTTGCCGCTATTTCCTGGGGCACCACAGGCGCAACAATGGTGCTGCTCTCAAAAGTCACCGAGCTGAGTCCCCTGGTAGTTGGCTTCTGGCGACTGGCGATCGCATCTCCTTTTTTACTCCTGCTGGCACGTCAACAGGGAAAGCTGCGGGGCTGGCAATCGCGATCGGAACTTTTAACCTATGCCGGGTTGGGGCTGACGATGGCAATTTATCAGGTGTGCTATTTCTGCGGCGTATCCCTGGCGGGGGTGGCGGTGACGGCACTGGTGGCAATCTGCTCTTCGCCCCTATTTATTACAATCCTGGCGGTGACAAGGCTGGGCGAACGGCTTACTAAACAGCTCGCGATCGCGCTGGTTCTGGGATTGATCGGCACGGCGCTCCTGGTGGCAAATCCGGCAGCCTTTACGGTCAACGGCGGTCAATTTTTGCTCGGCGCATTGCTGGCACTGGGCGCAGGTCTTTCCTACGCGATCGGCTCCATTATCGCCAAGGTGGGCGTTGCTACACTAGAACCCCTACAGGTCGCTGCCATTAGCTTTACGATCGCCGCCATTCTCCTCAGTCCTGCCATTGTGCTGACGCCTTCCCTGCCTGCCCTCACTGCCGGAATGCCGTTTCTGCTCTATCTGGGACTGGTGCCCACGGGCATTGCCTACGCCATCTATATGATCGGTCTGCGACGCACCCAGGCAACGGTGGCAGGAATTGCCGTTTTGCTGGAACCCCTGACTGCTACTCTGCTGGGCGTCGTCGTCTTTCGCGAATCCCTGGGATTGCTGGGCGGACTGGGGGCACTGCTGCTGCTGGGGGCGATCGGTTTACTGAGCATCAGACGTGCCTGA
- a CDS encoding IMS domain-containing protein, with protein sequence MRIPLDYYRILGLPIQATAEQLQQAHRDRVLQFPPRREFSEAAIAARRSLLDEAYAVLSDPTRRQEYDTGFLAKSYELLDAGRSQEAIDDPDKNGSYHPGDPDLGIDFYTPSIEIDESQFVGVLLILLELGEYELILKLGRPYLIGGTQSLKQNYGDPNLVADDIVLAVAVACLELGREQWNQGQYENAAESLETGRELLLREGVFAQLRGEMQAELYKLRPYRILELLALPESHLAERRQGLTLLQEMLQDRSGIDGDGADQSGLNTDDFLRFIQQLRSYLTSEEQQNLFEIEARRPSPVATYLAVYALVARGFAERQPALVRRAKTLLLRLSSPQQDVYLEQAVCALLLGQTEEASRALERSQEYESLAFIRDHSQGSPDLLPGLCLYSERWLQNEVFPHFRDLARKQASLKAYFADEDVQAYLEELPNEPETNQPWMTPGTGIYREPQNTSSQPQWLRPPRDTSTATLPDRESGAGLLPAERVPVREESHNTLRPNSGRNRLPEARQPGSNSDYGSGNGIYRPAPGTSEEPIVVSPSPRRSSSQKGFRLDRLLFLVAIGVISVGALIFLISRLFARPSDPVQSDNPAAIAPSAPASPSPTVSPSPESATEPLTETSASQVIQSWLRAKSAAMGEQHETNVLSNILTNPLLAEWRTRSEKARTEGWYWEYEHPNVEIVSVSTEAGNSSANAAGSNSASPESSPEASSPTAGSSTSSPDSSPTSSPTNSPASGSSTLTASDRAEVEAIVTERGELFVNGQLDQSSSYDDSIRARYSLVREQGQWKIEGIDVLQ encoded by the coding sequence GTGCGAATTCCTCTAGACTACTATCGGATTCTTGGGCTACCGATTCAGGCGACGGCTGAGCAACTTCAGCAGGCTCATCGCGATCGGGTTCTTCAGTTTCCTCCTCGAAGGGAATTTTCAGAGGCGGCAATTGCTGCACGGCGAAGTCTTCTGGATGAAGCTTACGCAGTCCTGTCCGATCCGACGCGACGGCAGGAATACGATACGGGCTTTCTTGCCAAATCCTATGAGCTGCTGGATGCAGGACGATCCCAGGAAGCGATCGACGATCCCGATAAGAACGGCAGCTATCATCCGGGCGATCCCGACTTAGGGATTGATTTCTACACGCCCTCGATCGAGATCGATGAGTCCCAGTTCGTCGGTGTGCTGCTCATCCTGCTGGAACTGGGCGAGTATGAGCTGATTTTGAAGCTGGGTCGTCCCTATTTAATCGGCGGCACCCAGAGCTTAAAGCAGAACTATGGCGATCCCAATCTAGTTGCAGATGATATTGTGCTGGCGGTTGCGGTTGCCTGCCTGGAACTGGGGCGGGAACAGTGGAACCAGGGGCAGTACGAGAATGCTGCTGAGTCGCTAGAAACGGGTCGAGAACTGTTGCTGCGCGAAGGAGTCTTTGCCCAGCTTCGAGGCGAAATGCAGGCAGAACTCTATAAGCTGCGTCCCTACCGAATTTTGGAACTGCTTGCCCTGCCGGAAAGCCATCTTGCGGAGCGCCGCCAGGGGCTGACTCTGCTGCAAGAAATGCTGCAAGACCGAAGTGGAATTGATGGCGATGGTGCGGATCAATCGGGGCTAAACACTGACGATTTCCTGCGGTTTATCCAGCAGCTTCGCAGCTACCTTACCTCCGAGGAGCAGCAAAATCTGTTTGAAATTGAGGCGCGTCGTCCTTCTCCGGTAGCGACCTATTTGGCGGTTTATGCGCTGGTGGCAAGAGGCTTTGCGGAAAGGCAACCTGCCCTGGTGCGTCGGGCAAAAACTCTGCTATTGCGGCTGAGTTCTCCCCAACAGGATGTCTATCTGGAGCAGGCGGTTTGTGCGCTGCTGCTGGGACAAACGGAAGAAGCCAGTCGGGCACTGGAGCGTAGTCAGGAGTACGAGTCGCTGGCGTTTATTCGCGACCATTCCCAGGGATCGCCCGATCTGCTGCCGGGGCTATGCCTTTACAGCGAACGCTGGCTGCAAAACGAGGTCTTTCCCCATTTCCGGGATCTGGCTCGCAAGCAGGCATCCCTTAAGGCTTACTTTGCGGACGAGGATGTGCAGGCATACCTGGAAGAACTGCCCAACGAACCCGAAACGAATCAGCCCTGGATGACCCCCGGTACGGGAATCTATCGGGAACCTCAGAATACTTCCAGCCAACCCCAGTGGCTCCGCCCGCCCCGCGACACTTCGACCGCAACCCTGCCCGATCGAGAAAGCGGTGCAGGACTCCTCCCGGCAGAAAGAGTCCCGGTGCGGGAAGAATCCCATAACACCCTTCGCCCGAATTCGGGAAGAAATCGCCTTCCGGAAGCCCGGCAACCTGGTTCCAACAGCGACTATGGTAGCGGTAATGGCATCTACCGCCCTGCCCCTGGTACCTCGGAAGAACCGATCGTGGTATCCCCGTCTCCTCGCCGCAGCAGTTCTCAAAAGGGATTCCGATTGGATCGTCTGCTGTTTCTGGTGGCGATCGGCGTTATTAGCGTGGGGGCGCTGATATTTTTGATCAGCCGTCTGTTTGCTAGACCCAGTGATCCTGTCCAGTCGGACAATCCTGCGGCGATCGCTCCTTCTGCGCCTGCTTCTCCTTCCCCGACTGTCTCCCCCTCACCCGAATCTGCAACGGAACCGCTGACAGAAACCAGTGCATCCCAGGTGATTCAGTCCTGGCTTCGGGCAAAATCCGCCGCGATGGGAGAGCAGCACGAAACCAATGTCCTATCGAATATCCTGACCAATCCACTGCTGGCAGAATGGCGGACGCGATCGGAGAAGGCAAGGACGGAGGGCTGGTACTGGGAGTATGAGCATCCAAATGTGGAGATTGTGTCTGTCTCCACGGAAGCCGGAAATTCGAGCGCGAATGCTGCTGGTTCTAATTCCGCTAGCCCAGAATCTAGTCCGGAAGCCAGTTCACCGACCGCCGGGAGTTCAACCAGCAGTCCAGACAGTAGCCCAACAAGTAGCCCGACAAATAGTCCAGCCAGCGGTTCTAGTACATTGACAGCCAGCGATCGGGCAGAGGTCGAGGCGATCGTGACGGAAAGAGGCGAGCTGTTTGTAAACGGGCAGCTTGACCAGAGTTCTTCTTACGACGACAGCATCCGTGCCCGCTATAGTCTGGTGAGGGAACAGGGTCAGTGGAAGATCGAGGGAATCGACGTTTTACAATAG
- a CDS encoding ferritin-like domain-containing protein, which translates to MKELDLQATINTLNAILEAELAGVVRYTHYSLMVTGPNRIPIVAFLKAQASESLLHAQQAGEIITGLDGHPSLRIAPIEETYKHEIYDILLESVNHEKAALGLYKQLLETVEGASIYLEEFARTMIGQEEAHGMELGKMLRDFRPA; encoded by the coding sequence ATGAAAGAACTTGACCTCCAGGCTACGATTAATACGCTCAATGCCATTCTGGAAGCCGAACTCGCAGGGGTGGTGCGCTATACCCACTACTCGCTGATGGTGACAGGACCGAACCGGATTCCGATCGTCGCATTTCTCAAAGCCCAGGCGAGCGAGTCTCTGCTTCATGCACAGCAGGCAGGCGAGATCATTACCGGACTGGATGGACATCCCAGCCTGAGAATTGCACCGATCGAAGAAACCTATAAGCATGAGATCTACGATATTTTGCTGGAGAGCGTGAATCACGAGAAGGCGGCTCTGGGGCTCTACAAACAGCTGCTCGAAACTGTGGAAGGTGCCAGCATTTATCTAGAAGAATTTGCCCGCACCATGATTGGGCAGGAAGAGGCTCACGGGATGGAATTGGGTAAAATGCTGCGCGATTTTCGTCCGGCATAG
- a CDS encoding universal stress protein: protein MGFKRILVAIDYSLLSQTVFDQALDLARQSEAKLLLFHCMTADVVTLMPPMPGEMGISPEIMHHSYQVESLRLSQQTHQVQELLYRYCQLARQAGVSATSEYRIAEPGEGLCQAAKTWGADLIVMGRRGRSGLAEVFLGSVSNHVMHRAPCAVLVVQKDCGRSIQDEAVEPQTLSEPAVKS, encoded by the coding sequence ATGGGTTTCAAGCGGATTTTAGTGGCGATCGATTACTCGCTGTTAAGTCAGACCGTCTTTGATCAGGCACTCGATTTAGCCCGCCAAAGCGAGGCAAAACTGCTGCTGTTTCACTGCATGACTGCCGACGTAGTGACGCTCATGCCGCCGATGCCAGGCGAGATGGGCATTTCCCCCGAAATTATGCACCACAGCTATCAGGTCGAATCCCTGCGGCTGTCCCAGCAGACCCATCAGGTACAGGAATTGCTGTATCGCTACTGCCAATTAGCACGGCAGGCTGGCGTTTCTGCCACCTCCGAATATCGGATTGCGGAGCCGGGAGAAGGGCTATGTCAGGCGGCTAAAACCTGGGGGGCAGACCTGATTGTCATGGGACGACGCGGCAGATCCGGACTCGCAGAGGTGTTTCTGGGAAGCGTCAGCAATCACGTTATGCATCGTGCCCCCTGTGCCGTACTGGTGGTTCAAAAGGACTGCGGGCGATCGATTCAGGACGAGGCAGTAGAGCCGCAAACCCTGAGCGAACCTGCGGTTAAAAGCTAG